GTCGCGGGCGAATTGGCGGGCGGCGTCGAAATCGGTGTCGGGGCGCAGCGGCACTACCACGTGCAGCCCGCGCGAGCCGGTGGTCTGCACGTAACGGGCCAGCCCTAGGTCGTCCAACACCCCGGCCACCGCGCGGGCGGTCGCCCGCACCGCCTCGAAGTCGGTGTCGGACGGGTCGAGGTCGAAGACCAGCCGGTCCGGGTTGTGCAGCCGGCCCCGCCGTGACTGCCACACGTGCAGCGCGACGCAGTTTTGATTGGCCAGCCATCGCAGCGCCTCCGGGCGTTCGGCCACCGGGTGCACCACGGTGCCGCCCGCCCCGCCCTCCCGGGCGACCTCGACCCGGCCGATCCAGTCCGGCAGCGAATCGGCGAAATCCTGCTGCACGAACCCTTGTTCGCCGATGCCGCGCGGGAATCGCTGCACGCTCAGCGGCCGGTCCTTGAGGTGCGGCAGCATGGTGTCGGCCACCTCGCCGTAGTAGTCGACGAGATCGCCCTTGGTGATCCCTTTTTGAGAGGAGGGGTCGGGAAACATCACCCGGTCCGGGTGGGTGACCTCGACCTCGATGCGCGCCATCAGTGCGTCTCCCGGATGACGTCACCGGGCTCCTTGTCGGTGCGCACGCCTTGGTACCGCGGGTGGCGGAGCTTGCCGTCGCGGGTCCACTCGGTGAACCCGATTTGGGCCACCAGCTCCGGGCGTACCCAGTGGGCGCTCTTCTCGTGCACCAGACCTCGGGTGAACGGTGGCGTGTCCTGCTCGAGGGGCGACAGCCGGGCGTGCAGGCTGTGCAGCGTGGCCTCGTCGAAGCCGGTGCCGACCTTGCCGGCGTAGACGAGGTCGCGGCCTTCGTAATAGCCGAGCAGTAGCGCGCCCAACTCGATGCGGCTGCCTTTGGGGCTGGTGTAGCCGCCGACCACGAATTCTTGGTCGCGGACGCATTTGAACTTCAGCCAATTCGGCGAGCGGCGGCCCTCATACGTCGAGTCGGCACGCTTGGCGATCACGCCTTCGTCGCCGCGCTCGCACGCGGCCCGGTAGGCGGCGATGCCGTCCTTGACGCGGTGGGTGGTGAAGCGCAGCGGATCGTCGAAGTCAATGGCGTTGCGCAGCAGCCTTTTACGCCACAGCAGCGGCACGTCGACGGTGGACTCGCCGTCGAGGTGCAACAGGTCGAAGACGTAGTAAAAGATGCGGACCGGTGACGCCCGGGCGACCTCGGGATCGGTGATGCCCAGACGGCCCTGCAGCCGGGCGAAGCTGGTACGGCGTCCCTCGAACGCCACCACCTCGCCGTCCACGACGAACCGGGTGGTGTGCTGGGCGGCCAGCGCGTCGACGAGCTCCGGATAGGTTCCGTTGAGCGGCTGACGATTTCGCGACAGCAGCCGCACCCGGTCGCCGTCGCGAAATGCCAGGCAGCGCATCCCGTCGAATTTGCGCTCGAAAATCCATTGCGGATCGGAAAACCGCTTGTCGGTCAGGGTGGCCAGCATGGGGGCCCGCCAGTCGGGCACCGGCTCGTCGTGCAGCGCCGCGCGGACCGAGCCGGGCAGCCCGGCGAAACCCGTCACGACGATTCGTCCGGGTCGTTCAGGTCGTCGAGCGTGCGGCCCGTCAGC
The nucleotide sequence above comes from Mycobacterium malmoense. Encoded proteins:
- the ligD gene encoding non-homologous end-joining DNA ligase, encoding MTGFAGLPGSVRAALHDEPVPDWRAPMLATLTDKRFSDPQWIFERKFDGMRCLAFRDGDRVRLLSRNRQPLNGTYPELVDALAAQHTTRFVVDGEVVAFEGRRTSFARLQGRLGITDPEVARASPVRIFYYVFDLLHLDGESTVDVPLLWRKRLLRNAIDFDDPLRFTTHRVKDGIAAYRAACERGDEGVIAKRADSTYEGRRSPNWLKFKCVRDQEFVVGGYTSPKGSRIELGALLLGYYEGRDLVYAGKVGTGFDEATLHSLHARLSPLEQDTPPFTRGLVHEKSAHWVRPELVAQIGFTEWTRDGKLRHPRYQGVRTDKEPGDVIRETH
- the ligD gene encoding non-homologous end-joining DNA ligase; amino-acid sequence: MARIEVEVTHPDRVMFPDPSSQKGITKGDLVDYYGEVADTMLPHLKDRPLSVQRFPRGIGEQGFVQQDFADSLPDWIGRVEVAREGGAGGTVVHPVAERPEALRWLANQNCVALHVWQSRRGRLHNPDRLVFDLDPSDTDFEAVRATARAVAGVLDDLGLARYVQTTGSRGLHVVVPLRPDTDFDAARQFARDVAELVVADDPAHRTVEARKDKRGRRVYLDVMRNAYAQTAVAPYSVRARAGAPVATPLEWDELDSLNKRSLRSDRFTVRNILKRLAGQRDPWADMYRHARSLTGPTRRLAKLRA